TGCCCGTGCATCGGCGCATCCTGCGATGACCCCGATGCTCCGGAGAACGATGCCGCGCCGTATCACCCCGATCCGCCTTGCCGCCATTCCGCTCGCCGCGATGGTCGCGGCGTGCGCGCAGCCGTCGTCCGTGCGGACGGGTCCGGCGCCGGTGCCGTCCGGGCCTACGAAGCCGACGGCGGCGGGGCATCCCGGCTTCGACACCACGATCTACCCCGGCGACGGGATCATGCGGGCGTGGCGCGACGCCTCGCCGTACGAGTGGGTGGGCTACTATCTCCCCGCCCCCTGCCACCGCGACCTCTCGTGGTCCGGCAAGCGCGACGCGCTGATCGCGATGGGATGGGGGACGGCGGCCATCTACGTCGGCCAGCAGGACTGGGGGCAGATGAACCGCGCCCCCGCGCAGCAGCCCGCGCTCGACACCACCACCGCCGCACAGCAGAATCCGCCCGCGCAGGCGCAGCCCCCGGCGCAGCCGCAGACGCAGGTGCAGGCCGCCCCCGCCCAGTGCTCCGCCGCGAACCTGGTCGCCGGCCGCGGCACCACGGACGCCGACGACGCGATCGCGCGCGCGGCGAGCGAGGGCTTCCCCGCCGGCTCCGTCATCTACCTGGACGTGGAGCGGGTGCAGGCCGTCTCCGCGCCGCTCGTCGCCTACGCGCGCGAGTGGGCGCAGCGGGTGCTGGCGGAGGGGCGCTACCTTCCCGGGCTGTACGTCCACCGCCTGAACGCCGCGCCGCTGACCGAGGCAATGCGCACCGCGTGGGCCGGCGCGGGGCGGAGCGACGCCGTGCCGGTGTGGGTGACGGCGACCGACGCGGGGTTCACGCTGGACCAGCGCCCCGGCGCGTCGGGGGTCGACGCCACCATCTGGCAGGGGCGGCTGGACCTGAACGAAAGCTGGGGCGGCGCCACGCTTCGCATCGACCAGAACGTCTCCACGTCGCGCTCGCCCTCCGCGCCGCGCTGAAGCGCCCCGGACGCGCCAGCCCCCGCGCGGATCGCGGGGGCGGCCGTCCCGGCGCGAAGCGGGTGCGGCGGTGACCGAATTGCCGCCGAAGGGGTTGCGGCATCGTCGGTTGGCTTCCAGTTTTGGTGCCCGCACTCCACGCGAGCGCTCCGCACCTTTCCGGCTCGCGCCGGGTCCCGGCAGTTCGCAACCCACCCACGCACCCGGCGGCACGCGCCTTTGGCGCAATCCGCGGCACCGGCTCTCAACCATGGCCAAGCAGCCTCCCCTGACGGACCAGGACCTGTTCGAGATCGAGACGCTGGCGTGCGACGCCACGCCGGGACCGTGGGAAGCGCAGACCGTGCTGGACTTCCAGACCGGCGAGAGCATGCGCGTGGTGGCGCACGCCACCCCGGCCGGCGACGAGTACGTGTACGTGGTGGAGCGCGACGGAGAGGTCAGCGAGGAGGACCAGCGCTTCATTGCCACCATGCACCCCGACGCGGCGCT
This Longimicrobium sp. DNA region includes the following protein-coding sequences:
- a CDS encoding glycoside hydrolase domain-containing protein, with amino-acid sequence MPRRITPIRLAAIPLAAMVAACAQPSSVRTGPAPVPSGPTKPTAAGHPGFDTTIYPGDGIMRAWRDASPYEWVGYYLPAPCHRDLSWSGKRDALIAMGWGTAAIYVGQQDWGQMNRAPAQQPALDTTTAAQQNPPAQAQPPAQPQTQVQAAPAQCSAANLVAGRGTTDADDAIARAASEGFPAGSVIYLDVERVQAVSAPLVAYAREWAQRVLAEGRYLPGLYVHRLNAAPLTEAMRTAWAGAGRSDAVPVWVTATDAGFTLDQRPGASGVDATIWQGRLDLNESWGGATLRIDQNVSTSRSPSAPR